Below is a genomic region from Streptomyces roseoviridis.
GCGAGCTCACGCGCCTCGCAGTCCTCCGTGTCCACGACGAAGCCGTCGTTGATCTGCTCGTCCGTCTCCTGCTGAGCCATGTCCGGCTTGGCCTTCCTGAAAACCCGATTCCGTCGGGGGACAGCCTACGGGCCCGAACCCACCCGGCTCAGCAGACCTCTTCCAGATCACGCCACTCACGGCTGTCCGGGCTGTCCGCGACCCAGCCGTCGAGCAGTCCGCGGACCAGGCCCGCGGGGGCGGCGATGCCGCACTCGCGCTCCGGCACCCACAGCTCGCCGGGCGAGCGGTGGCCGAGCGGCCCGGGGTGGCCCGGCTCGCTGTGGTCGTGCGGGTCCAGGTGCTCGCCCTCGCCCTCGGCGCTGGGCATCGTCGACTCGGAGCAGGCCCGGCACAGCAGCCGTACGGAGGAGGACCAGTCCTCGGCGGCGAAGCCCGCGTCGGCGGCGAGCTGCTCCAGGGCGTCCCGGTCGGCCTCGGTGGCGGCCTCCAGGAGCACCACCCAGGTCGGCACCGGCGAGGGCGCCCACAGCTCGATCTCGTCGAAGACCGGGTAGGAGGGGCCGGCGCTGGTGGTGCGCTCGCCGTTGGGGACGCCGTCGTGGAGGACGACCTCGCCCCAGCGGCGGCCGGAGGACGGCAGCGGGATGGACAGCACCTCGATCCGGGCGGGGTCGAGCCGGCGGCCCCACACGACCTCGGCCTCGCCCTCCGGGGAGAGCCGCACGGCCGCGCTGCCCAGCTCCATGCCGGCCGGCTCGCCGGTGCCGGAGGCGGCGCCGGGGACCTTGAGCCCGTACGCCTGCCAGGCGCGGCGGGCCAGCGGCCAGTCCTGGAGCGCGGTGGCGGCGATGCCGACGTTCCACCAGTCGGGGGCGCCGGTCTCCTTGTCGAGCAGGGCCACGGCGCGCAGTCCGGCGGCCCGGGCCTGCTCCCAGTCGTGCCGGAACTTGTGCAGCAGGGCCAGGTTGAACCAGGACTCCGAGAGCCAGGGCTCCAGGTCCGCCGCGCGCGTGAGCAGCGCGCCCGCGTCCTCGTACCGGCCGTCGCCGATCAGCGTGAACGCGCGGTCGGTGGCCTGCCGCCACGAGGCGGAGGGCCGATGCCGTACCTTCCCGAAGATCCTCACGATTCCCGCCTGCCGGTCGCTTCACCCTCTTGTTCGCATCCAACCATGCCCGGTCGGACACGCGCTCATTACCCATGGGTTACCCCGGAGGAGCAGGGACGACGCCGCCCCGCGCGAGAACGCGGGCGAGGGATTCCACGACCTCGGGGTGGTAGTCACGGGCGGTGCCCAGCCGGAGGCGTTCCAGGGCGTCGAGGCCGCCGCCCGCGCTGCCGGCGGCGAGGTCGTCGTAGTCGTTGACGGTCCGGACGATCCGGGCCGGGAGGGGCTGGTCGAGGTAGGGGTCGGCCTGGCGCTCGACGATGACGGCGACGGCCGCCGGGACGCCCGTCCGGCGGACGACGGCGCCGCCGAGCAGGGCGATCCTGCGCTGCTCCTCGGGGGACAGCAGGGCGGTGGCGCCGCCGGGGACCGGGTCGACGAGCGAGAGCTGACCGATGTCGTGCATGAGCGCCGCGTATTCGAGGACGGTGAGCTTGTGCCCGCACAGGCCGAGCTCCCGGCCCACCGCCCGGCTGAGCGCGGCGACCCGGCGGGCGTGGCCGGGCGGCGTGCAGCCGGCGACCTCGGTGGCGCGGGCGAGGGAGGCGATGGTCTCCCGGTTGGTGGTGCGCACGGCCGCGTAACGGCGGAAGGAGACCTGGGCGAGCAGCAGCGGTACGGCGAACACGGGCAGCGCCCACAGTCCGGCGGCGGCCACGCCGAGGGCCATGACGGCTCCGGTGGCGCAGACGGCGGAGCCGATGCCGAGCAGGGCGCGCAGCTCGTCGCGGAGCAGCGGGCCGTAGGGGGCGGGGGTGGCCGCGGTGCGGGGCGGCGACGCGCTGCGGGCGGCTTCGCGGGCACGGTGCAGGAGGGCGGCGAGGACGGCGTCGCACAGGGCGGTGAGGAGGAGCAGCAGGAGCAGGAAGAGGGCGTAGGAGGGGCCCTGGCCCAGGTGGGCGGTGAGGGTGCC
It encodes:
- a CDS encoding tetratricopeptide repeat protein — protein: MRIFGKVRHRPSASWRQATDRAFTLIGDGRYEDAGALLTRAADLEPWLSESWFNLALLHKFRHDWEQARAAGLRAVALLDKETGAPDWWNVGIAATALQDWPLARRAWQAYGLKVPGAASGTGEPAGMELGSAAVRLSPEGEAEVVWGRRLDPARIEVLSIPLPSSGRRWGEVVLHDGVPNGERTTSAGPSYPVFDEIELWAPSPVPTWVVLLEAATEADRDALEQLAADAGFAAEDWSSSVRLLCRACSESTMPSAEGEGEHLDPHDHSEPGHPGPLGHRSPGELWVPERECGIAAPAGLVRGLLDGWVADSPDSREWRDLEEVC
- a CDS encoding HD-GYP domain-containing protein, with translation MTAGRATLGAVHAAALLLTLTAVAATLWHGLDEPGNALAFGLLIALGELTRRGAPPDDREPAPLATAGSLGYALLGQNGGEVTTHGVLQTIAVVVTAGLVGAVPHVARGRGPHLDHMARRILTVGFAALCFQPLYNAGTLTAHLGQGPSYALFLLLLLLLTALCDAVLAALLHRAREAARSASPPRTAATPAPYGPLLRDELRALLGIGSAVCATGAVMALGVAAAGLWALPVFAVPLLLAQVSFRRYAAVRTTNRETIASLARATEVAGCTPPGHARRVAALSRAVGRELGLCGHKLTVLEYAALMHDIGQLSLVDPVPGGATALLSPEEQRRIALLGGAVVRRTGVPAAVAVIVERQADPYLDQPLPARIVRTVNDYDDLAAGSAGGGLDALERLRLGTARDYHPEVVESLARVLARGGVVPAPPG